In the Bacillus amyloliquefaciens DSM 7 = ATCC 23350 genome, TAATCAATGGCGCCATCGCCTGGCCGGTATTTCCGCCGACCTGGTAAATCGATTGCGCCAAGCCGCGTTTATTGCCTGCCGCCATGTAAGCGACACGCGACCCTTCAGGATGAAAGACGGCGGAGCCAAGGCCGATAAAGAATACACAGCATAAAATCGTCAGAAAAGACGGGGCGAACGCGAGGCCTAAAATGCCGAGCATGCTTGAGGTGAGTCCGAGCGGCAAAGCATACGGCATCGGGCGTTTATCCGTATACCAGCCGATGACGGGCTGCATCACGGATGACACCATATTCAGCGTAAAGGCGATGATTCCGAGCTGCGTAAAGGTAAGGCTCATGGAACGTTCCAAAATAGGAAACATCGCAGGAATCACCGCTTGCAGCGAATCGTTCAGCAAATGACAGATCCCGATAATCAATAAAATGGAATACATGGTTGTCTCGGGACGTTGGACAGGTTTTTCTTTCAGCGGGGCGGCAATTGCCACAGTTATTCTCCTCCTTTTTCTGTAAGCGAAGCATACACCATATTATTCATAAGGTGAATGAATTATCAAGAGCAAAAAAGGCTCTTCTTTCTCAAACCGAAAAAAGAGCCTCCCTTTTTATTTGTTTAACAAACTGTGTTTTCTCGAATACACCATGTAAACGACGATCCCGGCGGCGATCCAGATGACAAAGGAGAGCCACGTCACGCCCGGCAGGCTGCATGCGAGATAAAGGCATAAGCATGCGCTGATGATCGGCACAAAAGGCACGAAAGGAACACGGAAGGAAGATGTGATCTCCGGATGTTTCTTTCTTAAAACGATGACGGCGATCGCGATGACCGTAAAGGCCGCCAAAGTGCCCATATTGACAAGGTGCGCCAAGGTTCCCAAATCAATAAAACCCGCGATCCCGGCAGCGACAATTCCCGTCACCCAAGTGTTTTGAAACGGTGTTTTAAAGCGCGGGTGAACCTTGGAAAACATGCGGGGCAAAAGGCCGTCTCTGCTCATCGCAAATGTAAGGCGCACCTGAGCGTAAAGCAGAGCGAGCATTACCGTTGTAATCCCGATAATCGCGCCGACGGAGATAATGCCCGCTATTTTGTTCTGGCCGACAAATTGGAGCGCAAAGGATACCGGATCTCCGACATTTAATTTGGTGTACGGAAGCATTCCTGTCAGAACGAGCGACACCGTAATGTAAAGGATGGTGCAGATGGCGAGCGCGCCGATGATTCCGATCGGCATTGATTTCTGCGGATTTTTCACTTCTTCTGACGCGTTTGACACGGCATCAAATCCGAGATACGCGAAGAAAACGGTCGCGGCGCTCGCGATGACGCCTTTCATTCCGAACGGCATAAACGGCGACCAGTTTTCCGGTTTCACGTAGCCGAAACCGACGATGATAAACAGCAGAATGATCGCAATTTTCATCAATACAATGACATTGTTAAAGCGGGTGCTTTCTTTCACGCCCCTTGAAACAATTGCGGTAATGACCAAAATAATGATAACGGCCGGCAGATTAAACACGGCGCCCGCTTTGCTTCCGGGTGCGGCGGTCAGCGCCTCCGGAAGATGCAGCCCGAAGCCTGCGAGAAGCGACTGGAAATACGATGACCAGCCGGTTGCGACGGCGGCGAGCGCGATGACATACTCAAGCATTAAGTCCCATCCGATTAAAAACGCGAGACATTCCCCGAGGGTGACATATGAGTACGTATATACGCTGCCTGAAATCGGAATGGATGAAGAAAATTCCGCATAACAAAACGCGGCGAGCGCGCAGGCAAGCCCCGCGAGCACAAACGAAAGAATCAAAGCCGGCCCTGCGCCTGTCGCGGCCACGGTCCCGGTAATCACAAAAATCCCCGTGCCGACAACACAGCCGATTCCGAGTAAAACCAAGTCAAAAGCGCTTAACGAGCGGGCCAGACTGGTCTGTCTGCTCTGTGCCTTTAAGTCGGCCAGCGGCTTTTTCCGAAATAGTAAAGACATATGGGTCCTCCTGAAAATTCATAATATTCTCATCATTATATACACTGACGTTTGTATTATATTGTTGAAATTTCGCGCAGTCAATTAAAGAATTTTCCACTTTAAAAGGACAAAGCTCAAAAGCGTCGATGTGAGGAAGAGAAAGTAATTTTATCGTGAAATAG is a window encoding:
- a CDS encoding amino acid permease, with amino-acid sequence MSLLFRKKPLADLKAQSRQTSLARSLSAFDLVLLGIGCVVGTGIFVITGTVAATGAGPALILSFVLAGLACALAAFCYAEFSSSIPISGSVYTYSYVTLGECLAFLIGWDLMLEYVIALAAVATGWSSYFQSLLAGFGLHLPEALTAAPGSKAGAVFNLPAVIIILVITAIVSRGVKESTRFNNVIVLMKIAIILLFIIVGFGYVKPENWSPFMPFGMKGVIASAATVFFAYLGFDAVSNASEEVKNPQKSMPIGIIGALAICTILYITVSLVLTGMLPYTKLNVGDPVSFALQFVGQNKIAGIISVGAIIGITTVMLALLYAQVRLTFAMSRDGLLPRMFSKVHPRFKTPFQNTWVTGIVAAGIAGFIDLGTLAHLVNMGTLAAFTVIAIAVIVLRKKHPEITSSFRVPFVPFVPIISACLCLYLACSLPGVTWLSFVIWIAAGIVVYMVYSRKHSLLNK